Genomic DNA from Pedobacter africanus:
GGACCAGAGTTTTATGGAACTTAAAAAAACGCTGGAGAGGTGGTATAATGTAGAAATAACATTCAAAAATAAAGAAATAGAAAAATATCAATTTACAGCGACATTCCAAGACGAGAGTTTAACAGAAGTATTATACGCACTTCAATGTGCAGAATTTTTTAAATATGAAATAAAAGGAAACCAGGTGATCATATCAAAATAAAAAAGAGGGGCGATGTTGACGCACCACCCCCTTTAATTTTTTGATATAAAGCAATGGCAGATTTATGCGCAAACAGATTCCTGCCAAATACTAAAGCAACCAAAAAAACAAAAATATGATTAATTCTTACTTAGTGCAAGAGTACTTTAATTATAAAGTGCTCCTAAAATTCATTGTCATAATGAAATTAACGTGTATCTTCATTTTTTTTACATGTCTTAATGTATCGGCATCGGTCTTTTCTCAGCAAAAGGTCTCTTTGGATGTTAAAAGGACCAAGTTAAGTAAAGTGCTAAAAATCATTGAAGAGCAAAGCGGTTACCACTTTGTGTACAGTTCGGCAAATGTACCGGTAAACAAAGATTATACGCTATCCGTGAAAGATACACCTGTTGCAGATATTCTTTCCACTATATTTTACAACACAAACCTGAAGTACTCCATTTCTGAGGGAGGGCTAATCGTAATCAGCCGAAAAAAGGATGTAAAAATTAGTGGTACGGTAAAGGACAATACGGGTGCTCCTTTACCCGGAGCTTCCATACGCGTGAAAGGCTCAGCTTCAGGCACCTCCACAGACATTAATGGAAGGTTTGCTATTTCGGTTCCTGAAAATGCAGTTCTTGTTATTTCCTTTGCAGGATTTCAGAGTAAAGAAATCAGTACCGAAAATAAAACGAGCATTGAGGTTGTTCTTATGGAGGATACCAAATTACTCAGTGAAGTGGTAGTGACGGCCCTGGGCATCAAAAAGGAACGGAGAGCTTTAGGATACTCTGTTTCACAAATACAGGGCGAGACGCTCACCCAGGCAAGAGAAAATAACGTGGCCAATTCACTGGTAGGCAAAGTTGCAGGTTTAGATGTAAGCGCCACAGCAGGTGGTGTCGGCGCAGCAACAAGCATAACAATCCGGGGGGTATCCAGTCTGAGTCAAACGAACCAACCGCTTTATGTGATCAATGGTATGCCTATGGAAAACAAACCAGTTGGACTAAACAACAGTAATCCAAATGGGAATAAGGGCAGTCAATGGGACAATGCACCCGATCTTGGGGACGCAGTGGGCAACCTGAACCCTGATGACATTGAAAGTATATCCGTTTTAAAGGGTGCTGCCGCCTCGGCTTTGTATGGTTCAAGGGCCAAGGCCGGTGTAATACTCATCACAACAAAAAGTGGAAAAGGAACAAGTATAGACTTCAACAGCAATTATGTTATTGAACAGGTAATGGATAGGACCAACTGGCAATATGTTTACGGACAAGGTGCCAATGGGGTTAAACCAACCAGTGCAAGCTCAGCCTCCGATGTGGGTGGTTCCAGCTGGGGAGGAAAATTAGATGGAAGCAGCGTGGTTCAATTTGATGGGGTTTCAAGACCATACACTGCACAAAGAAACAATATCAACAATTTTTACCGAGATGGAAGTACCTGGTCTAATACATTGGCATTGAATAAAACATTTGATGGTGGATCATTAAGGTTTTCTGCCAATGACGTCAACAACAATTCCATCGTTCCAAACTCTGGCTTAAACAGGCAGTCTTTCAATCTGGTAGGTACATTTGAGCCTATAAAGCGTCTAACCATAGATGCCCGTGCAAATTATATTCTTGAACAGGCTAAAAACAGGCCAATGCTTTCTGATGGGGCGGGTAACGCCAATTTTAATGTGATATTTTTACCTACCAGTATCAATGTAAACGACCTTAAACCCTGGAAGGATGCCAGCGGCAACGAAATCGGTTACAACAAAGGAAACGTATATGCCACCAACCCCTGGTTTGCAGCAAATGAATTTGTAAATGACACCAGACGAAAAAGACTAATCAGTTCATTCAATACGCGATATACGCTGGACAATGGTCTGTTTATCCAGGGCAGGGTTGGGATGGATGACTATACCGACAGCTACAAAAATGTAGTTCCATCTGGCACGGCTTATTATGCGGCAGGAAAAATTGCGGAACAAAAAACAAAGTTCCAGGATTTAAATGCAGATGTGTTGCTGGGTAAATCCTTCAGGGTACAGGAGGATTTTACCATTACGCCTAATTTAGGTGCCAGTTATAGGAATACTAAAATTGATCAGACCACCAATAATGGCACAGATTTCGCAGTTTTTGGTGTCTATAATATCCTGAATGCAACAAATAAGTCTGTAGGCATTGTACAAAGCGAAGTAGAAACCCAGTCTGCCTATGGAACCATGGAGCTGGCTTACCGTGATGTTCTTTATTTAACAGGAAGCGGCAGATACGACTGGTTTTCAACCCTTGCAACACCCGGTAAAAATAATAAGCCATACGTGTTTTATCCCTCTGTGAGTGGTTCATTCGTGTTTTCAGAACTACTTAAAACCAATTTTCTGAGTTTTGGTAAGCTGAGGGCCGGCTATGCAGTAGTAGGCCAGGCTACCGGCCCATACCAAACGCAGCTTACGTATGCATTCAGGAGCGAAACATTAAACGGCAGACCGCTCGGAACCATTAGCAACGTAGACATTCCAAATTCAGGACTTAAGGCATCTAAAGCCTCTGAATTTGAAATAGGTACCGAACTCAGGTTTTTTAGAGACCGTTTGAATCTGGACCTGACCTGGTATAAGAAACACTCAAAAGATGAAATAACCACCGTTACAACCTCAAGTACAACAGGATATAATGGTGCCGTGCTAAATTCTGGTGAAATTGAAAACAAGGGTGTAGAAGCCCTGATCTCGGGAGCAATCATCAAAAGCAGCAATTTTAGCTGGACATCTTCTTTCAATGGTAGTTATAACGACAATACGGTGCTTAAACTCGCCGAAGGGGTATCCTCTCAGCTAATCGCCACATCACGTACCGGAAATGGTTTTATTCAAAATATTCCAGGGAAAGCCGCGGGCCAGGTAATGGCATACGATTATAAGTATGACGCAAACGGGCAGATAGAAAAGGGCGCAAACGGAGCGCCTGCGAAAGGTTTGTTAAAGGCACATGGCTCTGCCTATAACAAATGGTTTGCCGGATGGAATAACGAATTTAATTATAAAGGAGTAAGCCTTTCATTCCTGATAGACGGAAAATGGGGAGGAAAGCTGTTTTCGGCAACCGACTATTATGGCTATCGTTTCGGTCTGCACCAGGCAACCGTTGCAGACCGGGAGTCATTGGGTGCTACAGCTGCCGATTACTATTTGTCATTTGTAGATAACGTGTCTACCACGTTTGTGCAGGATGCAAGTTTTATCAAGTTCAGGCAACTTACACTAGGGTATAACTTTCCGGCTCAGATATTCAACAACAAAATTAAGAGCTTAAATGTGAGCCTGGTGGGAAGGAATCTATTTATTCTAATGAAGAAAACCGACAACATAGACCCGGAATCGAGCTATAACGCTACTTTCCCCGGACTGGAATTAGGCGGAGTGCCGCCGGCCAGAACTTTTGGCCTGAATGTAAGTGTTAAGTTTTAATGATTTAAAGATAGACAACGATGAAAAAGAACATATTCATAAAATATACTGCCCTGAGCTTACTTATTTGTATGCTGGCAACGTTAAGCTGCACCAAAGATTTTCAGGAGATCAATACCGATCCGGTAGCATACGGACCAAGCAGCTTTGACCCAAACTATACTTTAACCACTGCCCAGATGAATTATACCGGCAGTACAGATTTTGCATACGATACCTGGAGGGCAAACCTGATTTACTCGGCCACAATGATGCAGGGACTGTCCAGTGTAATCAGCTATTGGGCAGGGGATAAATATAGGCTCGACGAAAACTATACCGCTGCCTACTGGGGCAACAATGCCGTGGGTGCCTATATAGAGCAGGTTAGGTTTATAGTAGATGTAGTTGAATTTACGAAGGGGAAATCTAAATACAATAATCTACACCAGGTTGCCCGCTTGTGGAAAGCGCTTGTATTTGCACGCATTACAGATCTTTATGGGGATGTTCCTTACACAGAAGCCGGAAAAGGCTATTATTCAGGCTTTTTAACACCTAAATATGATAAACAGCAAGCCATTTATGCCGATTTGTTAAAAGAAGTAGAAGAAGCTGCGAATGCATTAGATGGGGCTGGCGACAAAATAACCGGAGATATCATTTACAACGGCAATGTCGACAAATGGAAACGTTTTGGAAGTACTTTGCTATTGCGTTTAGCCATGCGCCTGGTAAAGATCGATGAGAATACCGCCAAAACGTATGCACAGAAAGCTGTAGGAAAAACCATGATCAATAATGATGACAATGCTTTTGTTGCGCACGACATATCAGGTGGAAGGGTAACTCAAAACAGAAACAGCCAGGTACTGAATGGTGACGGAGGATCTGAACACTACCATGTAAAGTGGTCTAAAACCTTTATCGATATGCTAAAGTCTACTAACGACCCGCGTCTGGGGAAAGTTGCGGTTACACAACTGTTCCTGACAGAATCTCCCAAAACTCAAAATGCAGCCTTTGTCACAACCCCCGCAAGTCAGAAAGGGATGCCTAATGGTAAGGACCTGAGTGGAATCGCCGGCAGGGATATCAGACAAGACCCTTCTTATACCGCTTTCCCTGATTATTCTTCTCCGCATCCTGCCATGATCAAAAAAAATGGGGTCACTTTCATATTAACGTGCGCAGAAAGCGAATTCCTTTTGGCCGAAGCTGCCCAAAGATGGGGCATAGCAGGCTCTGCGGCCAGTCATTACAGCGAAGGATTAAAGAAGGCGATCACCTTCCTCGGACAATACGATGCTGACCTGGCCATTACAGAGGGTACTGCAGAAGCCTATGCAAATTCAAATCCATACAATGCAGCAAATGGTTTGCAAATGATCAACAATCAATACTGGCTGCACACCTGTACAATGCTGGATTTCTATGAAACCTGGAGCAACTGGCGCAGAACAGGCTTCCCTAACCTAATTCCGGTTGTATATCCGGGGAATGCTACCAATGGCACCATTCCGCGTCGTTTCCCTTATCCCGCTGATGAAGCTGCAAAAAATGGGGCCAATTATAGAGAAGCCTCTGCAGCTGTCCCTGGGGGTGATAATTTAAGCGGCAGGGTATGGTGGGATAAACCCTAAGCGACAGTATTTTATAAAAGCTCAATAATGCGAATAAGGTCTTTCGGTTACACGAAAGGCCTTTTTTTATGCCAAAGTATTGCTCATCAGTTCCTGTTCAAGTTTCAGGTATTGTTTTAGTAAGGTAATCTGATTCAGTGCCCTGTTAAAATTATGCAGTTCATATTTCGCCCCATAATAAATGTCATTTTGCAGGTAGTCTGTCAAAAACCGGATCGCCTGCATATAAATAATAAACTTACCCGAATAGGCAAAATATTGACGTTCATCATGCGTTAAAACACTTTTCATTTCTTCCATATAACCATTATAAATGGCTGTAAAGAAGTCTTTTCTGATGGAAATTTTATCAAAGTCGGTTTCCTCTTCACTGGCTGCACTCAAATAAGTCCGCATCATGTCGCCTACATCACTGATGAAATAACCAGGCATAACGGTATCTAAATCGATTACACATAATCCTTTATACTCCCGATCAAAAAGTACGTTGCTAATTTTGGTATCGTGATGTATTACCCTTAATGGGATATTCTCATTATTTAGGATACTCCTGAAAATATCTACAATCTCCTGATGCTCAATGATAAAAGAGATACAATCTGCCGCTTTTTCCAATCTTTCGCCACTTGCCTGTTTGCAGGCTTCAACGAACTGATCATATCGCAGGATCAGGTTGTGAAAATTTGGAATAGTAATGTTCAGTTGTGCCGCATCAAAATCATTGAGTAGCTTTGAAAATTTTCCGAATTGCCGCGCGGCTTCATATGCTTCTTCTTTTGCAGAAAGGGTATTTACCGAGTTCGACCCTTCCACAAATGGGAAAAGCCTGAAATACCCATTATCATTAATGATCAAAGATTCACCATTTTCAGCCTTAACGGGAGATACAAATAAGTATTCAGGCTGAGTATCAGTTAAATATGCTTTAAGCAGGTTCAGATTCTCATCAATATCAACTGGCTTTTTAAAAACGTCGCTGTTTACTTTCTGCAGAATATATTTTTGATCATAGGAGTTTACCATCCAGGTATGATTGAT
This window encodes:
- a CDS encoding phosphotransferase enzyme family protein; protein product: MFENILSRYGLDPMTTTVQPFGDGLINHTWMVNSYDQKYILQKVNSDVFKKPVDIDENLNLLKAYLTDTQPEYLFVSPVKAENGESLIINDNGYFRLFPFVEGSNSVNTLSAKEEAYEAARQFGKFSKLLNDFDAAQLNITIPNFHNLILRYDQFVEACKQASGERLEKAADCISFIIEHQEIVDIFRSILNNENIPLRVIHHDTKISNVLFDREYKGLCVIDLDTVMPGYFISDVGDMMRTYLSAASEEETDFDKISIRKDFFTAIYNGYMEEMKSVLTHDERQYFAYSGKFIIYMQAIRFLTDYLQNDIYYGAKYELHNFNRALNQITLLKQYLKLEQELMSNTLA
- a CDS encoding SusD/RagB family nutrient-binding outer membrane lipoprotein produces the protein MKKNIFIKYTALSLLICMLATLSCTKDFQEINTDPVAYGPSSFDPNYTLTTAQMNYTGSTDFAYDTWRANLIYSATMMQGLSSVISYWAGDKYRLDENYTAAYWGNNAVGAYIEQVRFIVDVVEFTKGKSKYNNLHQVARLWKALVFARITDLYGDVPYTEAGKGYYSGFLTPKYDKQQAIYADLLKEVEEAANALDGAGDKITGDIIYNGNVDKWKRFGSTLLLRLAMRLVKIDENTAKTYAQKAVGKTMINNDDNAFVAHDISGGRVTQNRNSQVLNGDGGSEHYHVKWSKTFIDMLKSTNDPRLGKVAVTQLFLTESPKTQNAAFVTTPASQKGMPNGKDLSGIAGRDIRQDPSYTAFPDYSSPHPAMIKKNGVTFILTCAESEFLLAEAAQRWGIAGSAASHYSEGLKKAITFLGQYDADLAITEGTAEAYANSNPYNAANGLQMINNQYWLHTCTMLDFYETWSNWRRTGFPNLIPVVYPGNATNGTIPRRFPYPADEAAKNGANYREASAAVPGGDNLSGRVWWDKP
- a CDS encoding SusC/RagA family TonB-linked outer membrane protein; protein product: MKLTCIFIFFTCLNVSASVFSQQKVSLDVKRTKLSKVLKIIEEQSGYHFVYSSANVPVNKDYTLSVKDTPVADILSTIFYNTNLKYSISEGGLIVISRKKDVKISGTVKDNTGAPLPGASIRVKGSASGTSTDINGRFAISVPENAVLVISFAGFQSKEISTENKTSIEVVLMEDTKLLSEVVVTALGIKKERRALGYSVSQIQGETLTQARENNVANSLVGKVAGLDVSATAGGVGAATSITIRGVSSLSQTNQPLYVINGMPMENKPVGLNNSNPNGNKGSQWDNAPDLGDAVGNLNPDDIESISVLKGAAASALYGSRAKAGVILITTKSGKGTSIDFNSNYVIEQVMDRTNWQYVYGQGANGVKPTSASSASDVGGSSWGGKLDGSSVVQFDGVSRPYTAQRNNINNFYRDGSTWSNTLALNKTFDGGSLRFSANDVNNNSIVPNSGLNRQSFNLVGTFEPIKRLTIDARANYILEQAKNRPMLSDGAGNANFNVIFLPTSINVNDLKPWKDASGNEIGYNKGNVYATNPWFAANEFVNDTRRKRLISSFNTRYTLDNGLFIQGRVGMDDYTDSYKNVVPSGTAYYAAGKIAEQKTKFQDLNADVLLGKSFRVQEDFTITPNLGASYRNTKIDQTTNNGTDFAVFGVYNILNATNKSVGIVQSEVETQSAYGTMELAYRDVLYLTGSGRYDWFSTLATPGKNNKPYVFYPSVSGSFVFSELLKTNFLSFGKLRAGYAVVGQATGPYQTQLTYAFRSETLNGRPLGTISNVDIPNSGLKASKASEFEIGTELRFFRDRLNLDLTWYKKHSKDEITTVTTSSTTGYNGAVLNSGEIENKGVEALISGAIIKSSNFSWTSSFNGSYNDNTVLKLAEGVSSQLIATSRTGNGFIQNIPGKAAGQVMAYDYKYDANGQIEKGANGAPAKGLLKAHGSAYNKWFAGWNNEFNYKGVSLSFLIDGKWGGKLFSATDYYGYRFGLHQATVADRESLGATAADYYLSFVDNVSTTFVQDASFIKFRQLTLGYNFPAQIFNNKIKSLNVSLVGRNLFILMKKTDNIDPESSYNATFPGLELGGVPPARTFGLNVSVKF